In Corynebacterium matruchotii, a single genomic region encodes these proteins:
- a CDS encoding ABC transporter ATP-binding protein — protein sequence MSHMEITRVSAGIGNTTIVHDINFTITPGTMTALVGVNGAGKSTLLRALAGITKPHHGEVTLDGESVHEIRPRRRAQLLTLVGQEENPPGDLTVSEMVTLGRLPHLKSWQMGGREEQEIVAEAIAMVGLTDVADRPCDQLSGGQRRRALLARGFAQHTDMVMLDEPTNHLDVHHQLHLLKVLRESGRTILATIHDLDLAMSHFDQVVVLYDGTMLCAGPPEEVLIPDNLRVVFDVRAYIARLPEAINPHLIIDSL from the coding sequence ATGAGCCACATGGAAATCACTCGGGTTTCCGCCGGAATCGGAAACACCACTATTGTTCATGATATTAACTTCACCATCACTCCCGGCACCATGACCGCCCTGGTGGGGGTCAACGGCGCCGGCAAATCCACACTATTGCGGGCCCTAGCGGGTATCACCAAACCGCACCATGGTGAAGTAACCCTCGACGGTGAATCGGTTCACGAGATTCGCCCTCGCCGACGCGCCCAGCTTCTCACCTTGGTTGGGCAAGAAGAAAACCCTCCGGGCGATTTGACCGTCTCGGAAATGGTGACCTTAGGCCGCCTACCACACCTGAAATCGTGGCAGATGGGTGGCCGTGAGGAACAAGAAATCGTGGCGGAAGCCATAGCCATGGTGGGGCTCACCGACGTTGCCGACCGGCCCTGCGACCAGCTCTCCGGTGGTCAACGCCGCCGGGCACTGCTGGCCCGAGGCTTCGCGCAACACACCGACATGGTGATGTTGGACGAGCCAACAAACCACCTGGATGTGCACCACCAATTGCACCTGCTCAAGGTGCTGCGGGAATCCGGCCGCACGATTCTAGCCACCATTCACGATTTGGATCTGGCCATGTCACACTTCGACCAAGTGGTGGTGCTCTACGACGGCACCATGCTGTGTGCCGGCCCGCCCGAAGAAGTACTCATCCCAGACAATCTGCGCGTCGTTTTCGACGTGCGAGCATACATTGCGCGATTGCCGGAGGCAATCAATCCGCATCTGATTATTGACAGTCTCTGA
- a CDS encoding FecCD family ABC transporter permease, protein MIITRRKIAAPVIFVLLLAAAAVSFVISLTFGSVAYDAIDVWDVVAAHIGIIPGDDVFGSTIDSVVWSLRAPRGLLALIVGAGLALAGVVMQTLVRNPLADPYLLGVSSGASVGATAVITIGVFTSFGLYAISVGALFGALAATAIVYLITLAQGGLTPLRLILTGVVASSAFSALASFLVFKAQDARAAQGVMFWMLGSVVGAQWDRLLLPALVVLAAFLILMFMSNPLDAMAAGPDTAAALGVNVERLRQILFFIQALLVGAMVAVAGGIGFVGLVIPHLARIMVGSLHRRLLPIAMVLGAVFMVWVDVIARIAAPPQEIPLGVVTGVLGAPLFLLLMGRGRYQFGGS, encoded by the coding sequence GTGATTATTACACGTCGCAAAATTGCTGCTCCCGTGATTTTTGTGTTGCTTCTCGCAGCAGCCGCGGTGAGCTTTGTGATCTCCTTAACCTTCGGCTCTGTTGCTTATGATGCCATCGACGTGTGGGACGTGGTGGCAGCACACATTGGTATTATTCCTGGTGACGACGTTTTCGGCAGTACCATAGACTCGGTGGTGTGGAGTCTTCGGGCACCCCGTGGTCTGCTGGCGCTCATCGTGGGTGCTGGCCTGGCGCTCGCCGGTGTTGTCATGCAAACCCTGGTGCGTAACCCCTTGGCAGACCCCTATCTTTTGGGGGTGTCATCCGGTGCATCCGTGGGTGCAACCGCGGTCATCACCATTGGTGTTTTTACCTCGTTTGGCCTGTACGCAATTTCGGTTGGTGCGCTCTTCGGTGCACTAGCGGCCACAGCCATCGTGTACCTCATCACCCTGGCGCAGGGCGGACTCACACCGCTGCGCCTCATCTTGACGGGTGTTGTGGCATCATCAGCATTTTCTGCCCTGGCGAGCTTCCTCGTGTTCAAAGCCCAAGATGCGCGCGCCGCGCAAGGGGTGATGTTCTGGATGCTCGGCTCCGTCGTCGGCGCCCAATGGGACAGGTTGTTGCTGCCTGCCCTTGTGGTGCTGGCGGCATTCCTCATTCTCATGTTTATGTCCAATCCACTAGACGCCATGGCTGCCGGGCCCGACACTGCCGCTGCCCTGGGCGTCAATGTGGAGCGGCTTCGGCAAATACTGTTTTTCATCCAGGCGCTCTTGGTGGGTGCCATGGTGGCCGTGGCCGGTGGCATCGGGTTCGTGGGGTTAGTCATTCCCCACCTGGCCCGCATCATGGTGGGCTCCCTGCATCGCAGGCTGCTGCCCATCGCCATGGTATTGGGCGCGGTGTTTATGGTGTGGGTCGATGTGATCGCCCGCATCGCGGCACCACCGCAGGAAATCCCCTTGGGTGTGGTCACCGGCGTGCTCGGTGCCCCACTCTTCCTGCTGCTCATGGGACGAGGACGCTACCAATTTGGGGGCAGTTAA
- a CDS encoding RtcB family protein: MTRKDRGNRKGRRGANYLNRHLKPHQPKDVVSFASELEESTLEQAQQLAKLPFIYPHVALMPDAHTGLGSSVGTVFGTIDAVIPAAVGVDIGCGMIAVRTQFTATDLAGKDLTQLRDAIEAAIPLSPGNYNKDWILPGSADDRCRELAKLAEETDVDLSHSPKWRQQLGSLGGGNHFIELCLDETDTVWMFLHSGSRGVGNKIAQKHIAIAKKLMAKWWIPIENNDLAYLVQGTPEFGNYIKDLHWAQRFAFLNREEMMDRFSTCLSEFMGTDVEEVERINCHHNYTQREEHAGHTVWLTRKGAVNADEGRLALIPGSMGTASYVVEGKGNIQSLHSAPHGAGRRYSRTEARRRFTVEDLASRMTGIVYRPGEAWIDEIPDAYKDIDQVMADSRDLVEIKHKLRQVMNVKGT; encoded by the coding sequence ATGACGCGCAAAGATCGAGGTAACCGCAAAGGCCGCAGGGGCGCGAATTACCTCAACCGTCACTTGAAGCCCCACCAGCCCAAGGACGTGGTGTCCTTTGCTTCAGAGTTGGAGGAATCCACGCTTGAGCAAGCCCAGCAGCTGGCAAAACTGCCGTTTATTTACCCGCATGTTGCGCTCATGCCCGACGCCCACACCGGGTTAGGGTCGTCGGTGGGAACCGTGTTCGGCACCATTGATGCCGTGATTCCCGCCGCCGTGGGCGTCGACATCGGATGTGGCATGATTGCCGTGCGCACCCAATTCACAGCCACCGATTTGGCGGGTAAGGATCTTACCCAACTGCGGGACGCCATCGAAGCCGCCATTCCGCTGTCGCCTGGCAACTATAACAAGGACTGGATCCTGCCGGGTTCTGCCGACGATCGATGCCGGGAGCTGGCGAAACTAGCGGAGGAAACCGATGTTGACCTGTCGCATTCGCCGAAGTGGCGGCAGCAATTAGGGTCGCTGGGCGGCGGCAACCACTTCATTGAGCTGTGTTTGGATGAAACCGATACCGTGTGGATGTTCCTGCACTCGGGTTCCCGCGGCGTGGGCAATAAGATTGCCCAAAAACACATCGCCATTGCAAAGAAATTAATGGCGAAGTGGTGGATTCCCATCGAAAATAACGACCTGGCCTACCTGGTGCAGGGCACTCCGGAATTCGGGAACTATATCAAGGATTTGCACTGGGCGCAGCGGTTTGCGTTCCTCAATCGGGAGGAAATGATGGACCGGTTTAGCACCTGTTTGTCCGAGTTTATGGGCACCGATGTGGAGGAAGTGGAGCGCATTAACTGCCACCACAACTACACGCAGCGGGAAGAGCACGCCGGCCACACGGTGTGGTTGACCCGCAAGGGTGCGGTGAATGCGGACGAGGGTCGGCTGGCGCTGATCCCCGGTTCGATGGGTACCGCCTCCTATGTGGTGGAAGGCAAGGGCAATATCCAGTCGCTGCATTCGGCACCGCATGGGGCCGGCCGCCGCTATTCCCGCACGGAGGCGCGCCGCCGGTTTACCGTTGAGGATCTGGCGTCCCGCATGACCGGTATCGTGTACCGTCCGGGCGAGGCGTGGATCGACGAGATTCCCGACGCCTATAAGGATATCGACCAGGTCATGGCGGATTCCCGCGACCTTGTGGAGATCAAGCATAAGCTGCGCCAGGTCATGAATGTCAAGGGCACATAA
- the gatC gene encoding Asp-tRNA(Asn)/Glu-tRNA(Gln) amidotransferase subunit GatC translates to MPEISRDQVAHLAKLSRLALTDEELDRFAAQIDDIVTNVSAVQQVAAAGVEPMSHPHSIHTTMREDIVKPLLTPEQALDQAPEVAEQRFVVPQILGE, encoded by the coding sequence GTGCCTGAGATTTCGCGCGACCAAGTCGCACACCTGGCCAAACTGTCCCGCCTGGCATTAACAGATGAAGAACTCGATCGCTTTGCCGCACAAATCGACGACATCGTGACCAATGTGTCCGCAGTGCAGCAAGTTGCCGCGGCTGGCGTCGAACCCATGAGCCACCCGCACTCTATCCACACCACTATGCGTGAGGACATTGTCAAACCCCTCCTCACGCCCGAACAAGCACTCGACCAGGCACCGGAAGTCGCCGAACAGCGCTTCGTCGTTCCGCAAATTTTGGGGGAATAA
- a CDS encoding carbon-nitrogen hydrolase family protein — MKIAIGQIGTDADKTANFALVAQAVITAAMNHARLILFPEATMRAFGTGRLDEIAEPLDGPFVSALAGLAKNYNIAIVVGMFRPADQHVVSGRTINRVYNTTVAICPDGTVVHYDKIHTYDAFGYRESDTIKPGKNLVTFTYNAVTFGLATCYDLRFPQQFRQLARRGADIILVPTSWADGPGKLQQRQLLIRARALDATSWVIAADQTHHATSHPRGVGHSAFVQPDGMIALEAGPNAQMLLYDVDPHLVHRIREKLPVIYGD; from the coding sequence ATGAAAATCGCCATTGGCCAAATCGGCACCGACGCAGATAAAACCGCCAACTTTGCTCTCGTAGCCCAAGCGGTCATCACCGCAGCTATGAATCATGCCCGGCTGATCCTGTTTCCCGAAGCCACCATGCGGGCATTCGGCACCGGCCGACTCGACGAAATAGCCGAACCCCTCGATGGGCCATTTGTGAGTGCACTTGCGGGTCTTGCCAAGAACTACAATATTGCCATTGTTGTTGGTATGTTCCGACCAGCCGACCAGCATGTGGTGAGTGGAAGAACCATCAATCGTGTGTACAACACCACCGTTGCGATCTGTCCCGACGGCACGGTCGTCCATTACGACAAGATCCACACCTATGATGCCTTCGGCTACCGCGAATCCGACACCATCAAACCCGGGAAAAATCTCGTCACCTTTACATATAACGCCGTCACTTTTGGGCTTGCCACCTGCTATGACCTGCGGTTTCCCCAACAATTCCGGCAGCTTGCGCGCCGCGGTGCCGATATTATTCTAGTCCCCACCTCTTGGGCCGATGGTCCCGGCAAACTACAGCAGCGGCAATTACTCATCCGCGCCCGTGCCCTCGACGCCACCAGCTGGGTCATCGCCGCCGACCAAACCCATCACGCCACCAGCCACCCCCGCGGCGTCGGCCATTCCGCATTTGTGCAGCCCGATGGCATGATCGCCCTGGAAGCCGGCCCCAATGCGCAAATGCTGCTTTACGACGTCGACCCTCATCTCGTCCATCGCATCCGGGAAAAACTACCGGTGATCTACGGCGACTAG